DNA from Rhinatrema bivittatum chromosome 16, aRhiBiv1.1, whole genome shotgun sequence:
GTGCAGACCCCGACGGGTGATTTCTTTTGACAGAACAGAACTGAGAACTCCAAAGGGGAAGCAGTTGCTGGGGGTGGTTGATGCAAGAGAATGGggcaataaaatatatgcacacaaactGTTCATAACCTGAGGGCTGCGTTACTCAGGGAGTTCAAATCATTACCTGACTTTACAGGGAGTTCACAGAATTATTACCTGCGGGCTGCAGGCCCTCGGGGAGCTCACAGCCCCTCGGGCAGAAGGCTGGCTCTCAAGAATAATTAACAGCCTTTTGTCttaatgaataatctttattagCAAAGGAACAAGAAAAGATACAACAGTTTTTCTTGGTAGCAGCGCAGCAGTCTAACAGTGACATGCTCCAAACCTGCTCAGTTTTTACAAGATGCATTATTGTCTTATATTCATGTATGGCTGACaacgttttgttttttatttctttctgggatggctcccttatttggagtggaaagttactgaaacctttactaaaactAATGATGTCAAGTGCCGTTATCTGgtaccctcccctccttccctgttCAGTAGCTAGGCCTTGAGATGTTGGCAAGTTTCTACACAAACTGCTTCTGTTTCTCACCCAAAGTTGTTTTGCTTGCTCATAAAGACAAAATGCATTCTTTTCTTGTGCAAAGCAGTTctattatttcattatttaatccaggttattctCAAAACCCATGATGGCATTTATAGTTCACTGTGAACTTTTGTATCATTGCACAACGGAACAGAGGAAATTATGCATACATTGGCAATATTTGATAAGACCAAGAGGGATGCAAAGGGTGGGAGTTATGTGTAAGACAAAGGAAAAATATGTATCCTTGCATCATGAGGCAGGAATTTATTACACATCATATACTGTAAAAATCAGGTATAAAAGGAGGTGTGAAAAGTCTGAGAATTTTGGAGAAGGCTTGCATATTTGCTGAGGCATGTGACAACCTTATTACGTGACACTTGCTTTAATTTCTCTCTGGGCTAAACGAATAAGAGTAAAGTTCAGTCGGGCTAAACACCCTCTGATCTGTGAATCTCTGGTTTTTATTTGCTGTTATTTActatgttttttttaagtttgcttatttatttttactgtgtTACAATCTCTTGCCTGGTAGCATGTAACAGGGCGGCTCCATGTTGATTGGTTAGGGTCACTGATCAGCGTCAGTTAGTACtgtcaataattaaaacaaacaggccgattcagaaaaacgtgcgggagagctggcgattcaggagggtggcctatgcaaattagggcccgtggtaaaaggaggcgctagggacactatttTAGTGATTcatgaatgtaatccgctttgaaatgcccgaaaagcggaatatatatcaagtaaataaataatgtaatctgctttgaagtgcctgggggggggaaaaaagcagaatataaattaaataatttaGTCAGGAAGTACACTCACTGATCACTGTAGTGTCACTGGTCAGTTAGTACACTCCTTGATTACTGAATTGATCAATTAGTGTAATTAGTCGGTTAGTACACGCAGTGATTACTGGGGTTTAGTGTTTACTGTATGTCTCAGATAGGGCCATTGACTGGCTGGGGTCGTTGATCAGGTGCTGCTGTTATTCATCGGCTTTTGTGTACTCCTTGGCCACTGCCTCATCGGTTATCCTTTCCCTCCTCACCCGGTACCTTTGTGCTTCTTGACCAGCGTCGTCAGGTCGCACACTTTGCCCAGGAAGGAGACCCAGAGGTCGGTGAGGACGTTGTGCCGGTTCACCTCCTCCCGGGTGTAGAAGCGGGGCCGGAAGGGCGCCATGCTGCCCCTTTCCCTCCCGGGATGCGCAGCTGCCCCGCGTCCTCCGTTCCCTTGGCAACGGTCACCTCCCTTTCCCGTTCCCCCGCCGCCGGGCACGCTGGGGACTGTAGTCCTCCACGCCCCCTCCTGGTAACTGGGGGCTGCGGCTAAACGGCGCGCGTCATTTCCGCCGCGCTTCCACTCGGGAACAGCTGATTGGCTGATGGGGCTAGTGTCGAGGCTTGACACGCAACCCTCCTCTTCCGGAGCGCTCTTTCCCAACCCGAGGTGTCAAATGGCCTGTTCCCGCGAGATCTGGAATTTGGCTACCATGGCTGCCGTGCTGGAGGAGAATGGCtgcagcaggcagagcagctcTAGTACCGGGGTATGCAGTCTGGCTTTTATCATTAGTAGTGGTAGTAGATTGCAGTATTGTGTCTAGTTTTTTAAATGCTTATGTGAGCATCGTGCATGTGACCGGGGGGGTTTCTGGTCAGTCACAGTGCAAAAGGCTTACGGgtgagacattaaaaaaaaaaaaaaagaataaaagcctAGGACTGGCTGCAAAGTGTCTGTCGTGGCTCGGATTCGGCTGCTTGCCCTTTGGCAAGGAAGCGATTCATTATCAAACGACTGCGGGGCATGGCTTAGCCAGTCTGGCTTTTGCCACTCTTTGCATCTATGCACTTACATTTCGTGCTTTTTCTCGTGGAAGAACTGAAAAACTATAAGTCCAAGTGACTCGGTCTCTGGAAGGACATCTTAGGCCCATCCTGGGTTTGGGGTGATGAGATTGGTTGACTGTGTGTCTTCCACCGGCGATCGGCACTGCTGGTGCCAAAATGCGTGGTGGGAAGGGGAACAGAGATTGTCATTCATTAGCTCTGACTGTGGTTAGCTTGTAGAAGGGGGGATGCCAGTTGTCCGAAAAGATTGCAGTTAGCCTATGAAGCTGTCGCGTCCGCCTGGCAACTTTGCTGCTTTTCCTTTAACTCATTTTCTTCTTGGAAGGGGGTGGGTTCCTGGGGTAGTATGGGCAGGAAGGAAGTGGTGCTTTCTGTTTCCCCTGCATGATACGGTGCAGATCCGATAACAGGTGGATGAGCCTTGCTGTCACCTGTTAACTAGGTCGCCAGTGGCACTGGCTTTCAGGGATTTTTAGGGCATCCTAGAACTTGCGATGCTGTTTTTTTCCTGTGTAAAAGGTTCTTGGTGCCTCCAAGCCCATCGTGGTCCTGCTATGGCCATGTTGCTGAACATGTGCAGTTACTGGTACTGTCTGTCTCActgatcttttctttctttctttctttctttctctctctccctccctccctcgtggaACCACTTAGGACTCAGATGGGGAGAAGGAGGACTCGCCGTACCTTCGTGCCCGGCAGAGGCTGGAGAACCTCCTAAACAAGAATATGCGGATCCGCATGACTGATGGGCGCACTCTCGTGGGCTGCTTCTTGTGCACTGACCGTGATTGCAATGTCATCCTCGGCTCTGCACAGGAGTATCTCAAGCCTTCAGGTGAGTAACAGGTTGAGAATAGTACCAACCTCCAGCTTCTGCTTTTACAAAGCATGTCCCAGCCAGCGATCCTGGGGCTTACAACCCTACCCAATTACTGACATCTTTCACTGTTACCATAGAACCTTCCTGCAATTAATGAGTCAGGTACAGTGTTCTCTATAACTGATGCACTGCTGTTCATGAACTGGCCAGCAGGTGGCACTGTTTAAGGCTCTGTTAGCAATTCTGGAGAAGGCAGGTCCCTTCAACTCTGGCGAGGCTGAGCAGCAGAAATGTAAGCTCAGGGCTTCTGTAGAGTCTGCTTCCAAGCTCAGGCTGTTGGGAATGGTCTTTCTAAGAAAAGCGGAAGCTTTTAAGTCTGTGAATGAACTGGAGCAAAACCAGGTCTGGCTCAGTGTGTCCTGGTCTGGTGGGCCCACTTTCACTTCTGCTGGCTAGCAAACAGCCTTCCATGAGTGAATAGGGTTCCCAGGACTCATTTTTAATCTCCTTGTGAGAATAGCACATCAGCGGTTTCCCAATGTCTGcttctctcttccagactctttcTCAGCGGGGGAGCCACGGGTGCTGGGTTTGGCCATGGTCCCCGGACACCACATCGTGTCCATTGAGGTGGAGCTGGAGTGTCTGACATCTCCACAGTACTTATAGAAACCTTGGACTGTGAGCAAACTCTAGGAACAAAGCCGGAGCTGGTCCCCCCTACAACACCCCTAGTGCCCATGGCCATGTTAATCCAGCCTAACTCTGAAGAGACACCTGATGTCAACCCCTTGCTCCTAATGTGAGCCACAGCACCTCCTTTGTAGATACATCCAGGGACTATCTGGATACTTCCCACTGCTTGTGGAAGACCATCTTGATGCAGGAGGCATGCTGGTATTCCTTGACTGCGTTCTTTCTTCTCCCTTTAGACTGGCTGCTGAGAATCTGTATTAAAGATTTCCTGAGACACTTATGCTGACCATGCATTCAGAACTGGCCCTGCTGAATCCTGCCCCCTGCTAAACCCCTGCTCTCTGGAGGTGGGGGTTGGGGAGAATATGTGAGGAGCTAAGATGGAACATGTTGGATTGAGTCTTTTGACTTTTAGTAGCGCTGTATTTCTCTTTGTGCATATGAGGTATAACATTTCTGGTTATGGAAAAAGGTTTTTGATGTGTGTATGGTGATGGCAGAGGAATTGTAGGAGGCTGCATCTCCCCAGCTTACAACACTTGGATTACTTGAattctgtttatttgttttttgggggcgtttttttatgttttacagACTTTAAAGTTTCTGACTGGATGTATTTATACACTTGCTAAGTTGGAAacaattttaaacaaatgaaagaaaacattCATTTTTTTGCTTCTCTTGAGTGATTCTTCTACAGCCTCAAACTAAAATACCTAACACGCCCTGTGCAGCATCTCGGATGGGCCACTGTGCTTTTCATGGCCTGTTCCTCCTTTTGCTGCCGGATGTGGACTGGTTCTTCACCGTCCTTTAAAATCCCTgctttctaacaggccgatacagtacagtgcgctccagtggagcacactgttaaccggcatttggacgcgtgttttcgacatgctagctttaccccttattcagtaaggggtaacagcgcgtcaaaaacgcgcgtccaaccccccccccccccccccgagactaatagtgcccacaacatgcaaatgcatgttgatggcgctattagtcattcccgcgcgattcagtaagtaaaatatgcagccaagccgcacattttactttcagaaattagcgcctacccaaaggtaggcgttaatttctgccggtgccggggaagtgcacagaaaagcagtttttactgcttaaTATCGTGgcggtattaagtcggaggccccaaaagtaaaaaaaaaaaaaaaagttaaaaacatttttttttaaatgggctcacaggttgaaaaactggacgctcaattttgccggcgtccggtttccgaacccgtggctgtcagtgggtttgagaaccgacgccggcaaaattgagcgtcagctgtcaaactcgctgacagctgccgcttccgtcaaaaaagaggcgctagggacgcgctagtacccctagcgcctttttaccgcgggccctaatttaaataaattaacttactgaattgCATGCacagtgcccgctctcccgcgtggtttactgtatcggcccgtaaactCAGGAAGAGCTCCTGTGCCCCACACCCCcctctctttgcctccccctagAGCACTGGAAAGGGTTTGCACCAATGAGCTCACAGCACTTGAGGGTTTTGCAGTGACGGAGGAATCCCCCTGCAGTGTGCACGCCCCACCTGCAATGCATCATGGGCAATCAGGAATCAAGATGGCTGTCCTGGGTCCGCTGCATTGAAAATGGGCGCTAGTATTGAGCACCCGTTGTCTTAATGTGcgcgcagccacatcccctgggcgcccgatgcaatatttaaatgagaggcagcATTAAAAAGGGTGTGCTAAGGGAAAGTTGTGAGTCCGTTGCGCTCAAACGTTTATTGCATCGGGCATTCAATATGCAACAGGCGTTCAATATGAGCATCAGTTTTCATCCCGCTTCTTTCTGCTGTTATAAGTCAGCAACCTCTGCAAAACATTCGGCGCCCCTTGTCGTGGACATCTAAATTATGTGGCCATAGGAATAGTGGGTTTCTTTTAATCAagtcaaaatatatataattgttTTTGTCCACCCAAAGCTCAGTaaattaaaatgtcataatgctacTAAGAGGGGAGATCACGCTTATCGCAACACAGAGAACCTATTTCTTAATGTTTTTCATGAGCCTTTGGCTGCAAGTTGATTATACTCCACCTCCGAGGCTGATGTTTAATTTTCCGcgttaaaaagtgtgcgttgAGTGCCCAGCGTTTTACTGCATCGGGGGCAGGGTAATATTCAATGTCCTCATCTACATGTGGTTTACATCTTTTCCTTTCCTAATGCCTAATTTCCTAatgcccgatgcaataaggagattagcgcaccCGACAGTGCCCATCTGATGGGCACTGTCGggtgcgctaatctccttattgcatcgggcacTAGTCTGGCGCCTTCCAGACACGcgtaaacctgtgcgctaggccgAGCGCGCTTTATTGCAGTGGTACCTAAGGGTTCACTTTTTTTGTCGCGTGAGGCAGGCAACGGGTCTTGCCTAACACGCTGTAGCCGAGCCTGCTCCACCCTTTAAAATAAGACAACCAGATAGTGCTGGCCCCAAGCCAATTTGGGTTTTCCCTGGGACTTGTAGGTCTTGCTTTTCCTAGAGAAGCTGGAAGACATTTTATAATAGgccaggagggaaaaaaaaaagaaataaaacggGTTCAAGTTAGGTATTTAGGTGTTTAATTGAGTGCCAGGGGGTTGGGTTTGTGTGAGGGCTTTTAATTCTGCATGGGAGATGGGATAACAGCATTAATGTGAGCCATGATCCCTGCCTCACTTTTCCTTTGATTTCCATTCACTTTAAActgtacagcacaggcagcgttAATATACCAAATCCGTCTCTAGGACTGCACGTGACCTTGGGGATGACCTTGAAAAAGTCACAGGAATGGACTGGCCCCGCCCTGTGAGAATTCCAGCTCGTTCGTCAGGATAGCGTTCTCAATCCCCGCGCTGGGGGTTGCCTCTTCCCTCCCCGGCAGCTCAACTGGATCCCTAGGGTCCTCTGGGTTTGGCTTGGGGGGCGACTGCTGCCTCAGGATGTCTTCCAGAGCTTCCAGTCTCTCCATGACGCCTTCCAGAAGCAGGTGCACTTGGCCCAGCTGCTTCTGCCCTGCTTCCTCCAGCCTCATCAGCAAGTGCTATAAGAGAGAGGGGGGCTATGAAAActcctttttttattatttttttttattattgacatTTTACTTTTTACTCCTTCAAGAACAAATTTTAAAGAGAATAcagaatatgcataaaataaaccCCAGAAATGTCTATCTAAGCCTTTGAGGAGTTGTCCAATTAGGAAAGGGGATGGATAATACTACTGGGATTGCAGAATCGGAAattatagaaaaacacaaaaagaacGCAGCCAAGCTAAAATATATCTAAGACATCTTTTGGTGTCCCATACCTTACTCAATGAGGCAAAACGGGGCCCACAGTCACATTAATGGAGGCTTTGTGATTGAGGAAACGCCTTAGCAGTTTAGAGTCCTAAAAGATACAGCGATTGTTCTCATACTTGATCAAACATTGATATGAGAAGTTGCAAAAAGAAATCCTAGTCTGTGAGGACCTTTATGTTAAATCATTGGAGTCTTCCAGCAGAGAAACCTGCATTCCAGTCCCGAAAGGTGACCCCAGTGCTACACCTGCCTATCTCACGCACTCACAGCTCTGTCGaggcacctcattcctgccctgcagcacttcctgctgCTCTATGGCTGAGCCTCCCCCcgacacacacagctctgccaatgcacctgccCTGGAGCCCTCCCGCCCTGCTAGTCCAAAAACGTGCCCCCTGTACCCGTACGCGCACACAGCTCGGCCGACATACCTCGGTCCTGCTCTGCAGCTTCCCCTGCTGTGCCAGTATCGAGGCACCCACAACCAGCCTCCCACTTACCGCAGTGGCCAGCTCCTCCTGCTGGCGCTCAGCGACCACTTTTGGGGCAGCACTGGCGTTTGCCGTAGCCCGCAGGGTGTTTCGGACCTCAGCATGCAGGGCTCGGACGTCTGGGGCCAGCACGTCGTTCAGGGCGTGCAGCATTATGTTTTGTTTCATCTCTGCGTTCTCCATGGCGATGAAGAGCTTGTCCCAGCGCAGGGCTTGGTCCTGGTCTCGGTCCTGGCATGGCCTGGCTGCACCAAATCAGTAATGTTGGGACAGCATGTTACAGTCCACCCTGCACCTCCTGGGGACGTTACCTGCCAGCACTAAGGCTACGCAGCTCAGCAGTCCTTTGCTGTCACCTTCCGTggaaggagacctgccctttcctcaggcCGCCATCAGAGCGGGTAGTgtggaaaggagacctgccattctCTCTTCTAGCCTCAGCCTGGCTTAGATACCCCTTTCCCATTCCTCCCCCGCCctctggaggggggaagggaaaaaaaaagttgcaatagCAGGACCCATCTTGTCTCTCCTcggcccttcccctctcctcctgccccccaacctttcctggatgagaattgatggaaTTGGAggtgactccctccctccctccctccctcccccaaggcaGAGAAAAGTGGGGTGATGGGATGAACGTATGAAAAGGGGAGACTACGCCTTAGTAAGAATAGTAACGCAGTCATTAATAGAGTCCATCAGGCGAGAGGATGGGGGAGAGATGATATTGAGGCGGAGACACACAGGCAGTGCGGGGAAGGGGACAACGTGCTTTGCAGAGAAAAGTATCTGTGCACGTCTGCCTGTATTTGGGTGTATAGGATCCATAGGTGATCTAGTGCGTCTGTGCACGTGCATAACCCGGGGCCGCTGAGAGCCTTTTTCAGGGGGTTCAGAGCCCACCAATGCGGcacccgtttttttttttaaagcgaaCAGACGAGCATGCTtcccccttttgaaaactgcgCCAAGAAAAATAATGCCCGTGTCCCCCCTCCACCCATCCCTTCCATCCACccgtgcttcccccccccccccttgaaaatAACGTACGCAGGTTTCAGCACGTTGTCTGTGTGTTATTTCCCTCCCCCGAACAACCCcctgccttctccctcttcccccccccccccccagcact
Protein-coding regions in this window:
- the NAA38 gene encoding N-alpha-acetyltransferase 38, NatC auxiliary subunit isoform X2, producing MACSREIWNLATMAAVLEENGCSRQSSSSTGDSDGEKEDSPYLRARQRLENLLNKNMRIRMTDGRTLVGCFLCTDRDCNVILGSAQEYLKPSDWLLRICIKDFLRHLC
- the NAA38 gene encoding N-alpha-acetyltransferase 38, NatC auxiliary subunit isoform X1; the encoded protein is MACSREIWNLATMAAVLEENGCSRQSSSSTGDSDGEKEDSPYLRARQRLENLLNKNMRIRMTDGRTLVGCFLCTDRDCNVILGSAQEYLKPSDSFSAGEPRVLGLAMVPGHHIVSIEVELECLTSPQYL
- the LOC115077193 gene encoding pentraxin-related protein PTX3-like produces the protein MALPLDSWWWASALYLGLSAVASYPYQREDSFLLYPDPLDDSEDAARPCQDRDQDQALRWDKLFIAMENAEMKQNIMLHALNDVLAPDVRALHAEVRNTLRATANASAAPKVVAERQQEELATAHLLMRLEEAGQKQLGQVHLLLEGVMERLEALEDILRQQSPPKPNPEDPRDPVELPGREEATPSAGIENAILTNELEFSQGGASPFL